In Thunnus albacares chromosome 1, fThuAlb1.1, whole genome shotgun sequence, the DNA window AGAAATTACGTCTAATCATATTAGACGTTACACCGGTATCACAGTGTGCTAAGTTAGCACCACCTAGCACAGATTCAGTAGTACGGACACGTGTAGGCGCTCATGCGgttaaaggatatgttcacaattttgaagtctgtcttaaaacaacagtcaggtgtccacatgatcactgaaagaggttttcctcgctgtaatcattcctcccgttcatactggctattaaaaggtCCCCTTCAAATGCGTTTTCAATATAAGtaatgggggccaaaatccacagggTGTCCATAcagtcattttgtacaaaaaatgcacttaaaagtttatatgaagcttcagcagtctgagttggtcatatcaagtggatatctgccacatttacggtctttttagcatcacatttcctctttgtgtttccctgttgagctgcgttGGAagaacagtaacaaaaagagggactttggcactaaaaagacttaagttgaaaaatatctacttgatttgactaatttaggCGGCTGAAGTTTCATactagcttcagataaacctttttgccccccatcacttacattgtaagtgcattataaagggatcttctaatggccagtttgaacaggaggaataattacagcaagaaaaacctatttctgtgtttatttgggCAACTGACAATCttggaaaaaataacaatttggCAGAATCCATTTAACAGACAACAAAATGAGTACTTCTTTCATACATTTTGTTACCATTTAATCATAATGTTTCTAAATagcctctttgtgtgtgtgtttgcattttgcAGCCATTAGCAACCAGCTAATTTGTTATTAATGTTATAAATCTGTCTCTATTCCAGGTCGCTTTTTCCTGCCCCACTCCCAGATCATTATTCTTTTCAAGTATTCTTTGTCAAGCCGCCAAAGTGGAGAGTGTCGTTGCACCAGGGGGTCCTTCTCGTTTCAGGTATGAAACATTTGCCCGTCACACTTGGCCTACTTATACTGGAAAAACTCTCCTAAATAGCTCACATACAGGAATTAGCTTTCACATTTCctcacattaaattaaaacattttcctttcttttttttatcacagtgtggggggaggaggtgggggtgcACCTCAGCACTATCCCAAGACTGTCGGCAACAGGtgatttttcttaattttcctTTCACTTTGAAACACCTAGTCACTTATTGCATTAGACATCCATTAAATCTCTGCACTGGCCTTAAGTCACATTCCTTCTATTGTCCTTTTGTATCAACACATATGGGGAAAAGAGGTATTCATGATAAATGGCCACTTTAACCTCTGAACAGTGTTTGTGATAGACTAGTATCTCTAGTAACTTCACAACCTTCTACCACTTTGGCAGTGGTTTAGGTTGATTAAGTGTTGCCATTGTCAATATTTTGATACAAGGGTCGGCAGCATGTAAGCAAAAGGGGTATTTTCATCCCACTAATTTTTTCAAATGACTTAAACTAACAATGTCAAACATGCATATCATATAATAAACAGTTGTGTATCTTTGGGTATAAGGCGCAACATATTTGCAATTCCTGGCTGCAATTAACGGACGTCTCACAAACAGTCACCTAACAGCATACCTTACTGCTCAAACATGCATGTAACACAATAATACACGTATGCAGCATTTAAGCTGCTAATAATCCATTATAACCAAAGAGCTGATTACCATGGAGTCTACAATAAGTCttgtgatttttaaaactgcatttgttCAAAACAAGCAACTAAAATTAGTTTTCTAATCAAATCAGATTTTAGTGGCATTTCTGTGACATGTATCATGGACTTGTTAACTCAACCACCATAAAAAATTTTCTGTTATAACATTggctgtgtttttgtcaattgcAGCGAGTTCCTGGGGAAACCCCCAGGTTCTAGCGTTCAGAGATGGGTACCTTCTCGAAGCACTAGACGAGATGCCAACTCCTCCAATGAGAAAGGGCAAAATGACGCAACCTTCAGGAAAGTGAGAGGGTAAGTGTCTATTTAAATCCATATTTACTTCAGTCACTCATCTTCAAATCGTTGCACAGTATTTCTCAGACTAAAAGATAGAACCTGAGTATCCAGATGATTTATCTATGGTAGATTAATGTTGATGTTGGTATATTGTCTTTGAAGTATGAAGTGTCTTAGCCTCTtgtccttcctcttcttcctcagcaTACTTAATAAGCTGACTCCCGAGAAGTTTGACAAACTGTGCCTGGAGCTCCTCAATGTGGGTGTAGATTCGAAACTTGTCTTAAAAGGAACCATCTTATTGGTAAGCATTCTCTTAAATTCTACTCATGCATTATTCATGTATCATGTTCAAATAGACACtcaatttattttctatttctttctctttagaTTGTTGACAAAGCCCTTGAAGAGCCCAAGTACAGTCAGTTGTACGCCCAACTATGTCTACGCTTGGCAGAGGATGCACCAAATTTTGAAGAACCAGCAACAGAAAATCAAGCAACACAAAAGCAGAATACAGTAAGTTATTTTAAAATGGGATTTGTGCTGAAATAAGACGCCACTTGCTATTGACTATCTGGTATTTTCTGCCTTCCTGTTCTAATGAATTCTCCTGTTTTTACAGACCTTCAGACGGCTTCTGATTTCTAAGCTTCAAGATGAGTTTGAGAACCGCACCAGAAATGTTGAACGTAAGTGAATTGTATATGGTGCAACTGGTCGGTTTCATAATACATTTCGGTCATGTATTGCATGAATCGTTCCtcattttcaatgttttgtgttttttgtttttccccctGTAGTCTTTGACAAAAATGACGGCCCACTCAcctctgaggaggaggagcagcgtGCTGTTGCAAAGATCAAGATGCTGGGCAACATCAAATTCATTGGGGAACTTGGCAAACTCCACCTTATCCACGAATCTATCCTTCATAAGTGCATCAAAACAGTAAGTAAATCAACAATTAATTAACCTACCAGGGTGGAAGCACCCTGACAGTTAAATTTCCCAAGTAGATTGTATTAAAtgtttcttatttctttttaagcttttggagaagaagaagagagtccAACTTAAGGATATGGGTGAAGATCTGGAATGCCTCTGTCAGATAATGAAAACAGTGGGACCTAAACTTGACCATGAAAAGGCTAAGGTGAGTGTGAAGGGAAAACATCATAATTATAgtattgtttttaaaatcctttttcgttttcttaaaaacaaatttcctcttCCAGTCTTTGATGGATCAGTACTTTAGCCGCATGCGATCCTTAACAAACAACAAGGAACTGCCTGCAAGGATTCGCTTCTTGCTGCAGAACACAGTGGAGCTGCGAGAGAACAACTGGGTGCCTCGCAAAGCTTATGTTGACAACGGACCAAAGACGATCAACCAGGTTCGTCAGGATGCTGTTAAGGTTAGTAATCTTAAAAACTTTTACAATTGATGAAGTACTTATTGAACTGCTCAATAATTTTATTATACTGGTCTCATGACTGTATCCATGTATTCTGACTCTGACTCTATTCCAATTCTGCAGGATTTAGGTGTTTTTATTCCACAAAATGATGGAATGAGGACTGACTTGTTCATGGAAAACTCCTTTCTGCCAACAAGGATGATCAAGTTTGACAAGGAAACTCTTGGTGGGCTGGCTGATATGTTTGGACAAATGCCTGGTATGacgggtttttttttgtttgtttttttctctctctctctccttgatATGAGGTTAGACATTGTATCGTGTCCTTGACATATTAATGGAGATTAAGCTTCTCTTTAAATGTTATAATGTTGCTTGTTTTGCGCAGGGAGTGGTATTGGAACAGGTCCAGGAGTTATTCAGGACCATTATTCCCCTACCATGGGACGTCACCGCACTAACCCACTCTTCAATGGCCATATTGGAAACAGCAACGGttcacatcagcctcagttTGAGGCAGCAAGCAAGCCTTTCATAAAACCAAATCAGGTACATAGCATATAGTTGtagtttgggattttttttttttttttttttttttttttttggcatggtGAATGAAAACATTCCTGTTACATCATTACTAACATTCATTCTGTGAAATCTTGTTCAAAGGGGCAGAATTCACCAGTTTTCAACCACAAACAGAATATCTCAATGCAGATGCAGTCTAAGGATATGGCTCCAAGATTCACCAAGAAAGGGAAGCTCAATGCTGATGAGGTACAACCACTTACATCGATaagcaaatatgttttggatTCTAAAGTTTTATGTTGATAGTAGCTCAGACTCCACAAAATAATTGAAGTTTTCAGGAAATATCTGCTTCTCTCACGACAGTTGAGATGGGAAGATCTATACCTTTCTTGTGTCTGTATGTTGAATATAAAGCTGTAGTCGGTAGACTGTTGGCTTAGCAAAAGACCGAAAACATGGGGATACAGCCAGCCCAGCTCTGTTCAAAGTACatcacctctaaagctcattaacacacatcttgtttgtttaatctgtacataAATCGACTTGTAAAAATGACAGGCGGTTGTTTTTACTGAGGGTTATGTGCTTtactagctgtttccctctattttacagtctttatgctaagctgaTCTAATTTTCTCCTGACTATAGCTTTATATTTAATCAGCAAGTAGTATCAATCTCCACTAACTTGGCAAGAAAGCCAGgaagtgcatttcccaaaatgtcaaactattactcgaaagaaaaaaaaatccccagcAGTGTTAATAAAATTTATattaaatacctttttttttaatctagaACTGTTGCTGTCTTCTCCCTTCTAGATCAGTCTGAGGCCTGCACAGTCTTTCATCttgaataaaaaacaagtgCCAAAGCTGCAGCCACAGATGACCATGATTCCTCCAAGTGCCCAAGGTTCCCCACTAGGACAGGtaacatttttacattgaaatgaaatatatggaCTTGATATGGTAGTTGCAAGTTCCAGGGAACATGCACTCATTTGGATGCTTTTGTTTAGTCTCCACAGCTCGGCCTGAAAACCAACCCTCCACCAATTCAGGAAAAACCTGCCAAGTCCAATAAAAAAGCTCCTCCTACAAAGGAAGAGTTGCGCAAGATGACAGTAAGTTCCTCACGCTTTGCACTTCCGCCACGCACAATATAATGTACACCTAGCATAATACTGAATATTTGACTAATCCTTGTCTTCAGGAAACGTTGGCGGCAGACTACCTGAACAGCAAGAACATCGATGAGGCAGTGACTGCTGTGAGGGAGATGAAGGCTCCAAAACACTTTTTGTCTGAGATGATGAGCAAGATCGTGGTCTATTCCCTTGATCGTTCAGATGAGGATAAAGAACATACAAGCACCCTGATCCATGCACTCTGCACTGAGGGCCTTGTCACTGGTGAAAACCTGCTGCAGGTCAGTAGTGTAACCGTGCACTGTTTTAAAGTTAATATACAGAAAGAATATACAGTGCATTGCCAGATAAAATGTTGTATGGTATTATTGACTTGTATTTGGAAGAAGCGATCATATTTAGGGTTGTCTGCATTCCTCTTGGCTTGAAAGTCTGCTATATTCCTGCCTCACTGGTTTTCTTTGCTTAACAGGCCTTTCTGAGTGTTCTGGACCAGTGTCCCAAGATAGAGGAAGAAATCCCCCTGGTGAAATCCTACCTGGCACAGTTTGCAGCACGGGCTATCATCACTGACCTGGTCAGCATTGCAGATTTGGCCCATCACCTTGAGAACGGCGCCCATTTCCCACTGTTCCTGCTCTGCCTGCAGCAGATGGTCAAACTGAAGGATCGCGAGTGGCTGTCTGATCTGTTCCAGCTGAGCAAGGTCAACATGCAGAAGATGCTACCTGGTATGTCTGAACCCACTCTGTACACATAATTATACCTGATGTCATTAGATGTGTACAGTCAAGGCTCTTGATTGATTTAGTTTTCAAAGTGTCCATGTCCTTTGCTACTACTGACtgggttttcttttttactcCTGTAGAAATTGACCAAAACAAGGACAGGATGCTGGAGATCCTGGAGGGCAAAGGTCTCAGCTTTTTGTTCCCACTGATGAAACTGGAGAAGGAGCTTCTGAAGCAGATCAAAGTAGATCCCTCTCCACAGTCCATCTACAAGTGGATCAAGGACAACATCTCTCCAAAACTCCATACAGACAAAGGCTTTGTCAACATCCTCATGACCAGGTACAGCAGTAGAACAGTGTTTCTGGTTAAACCCATTTATCTGTCATTGCTTTGTTGGTTAATCTTTTCCCAAACCAGACAGtatattttacagtattatgatttccccttttcttttcttccagcTTCTTGCAGTACATCGCATATGAGATCAACCCTGGTGATGATGAAGAGCAGCTTGCAGCACCCAGCAAGGAACAGCTGGACGAGGagaaaaacctgctgctgtctttCAAGCCGGTAATGCAGAAGTTTCTGCATGATCACATTGACCTGCAAGTCAGCGCTCTGTATGCCCTGCAGGTCCACTGCGATGCCAAGCAGTTCCCCAAAGGTACGTGCACACACTTGTAGGTCAGACTAACAGCAAAGTTTATTTTGTGTAGAAAAGTTAGAAAACTCTGGTACAGAAGCTTTCAGAGGTTTAATGTTGCTCTTTTCTTCCAGGCATGTTGCTGCGCTACTTTGTCCACTTTTATGACATGGAAATTATTGAAGAAGAAGCCTTCCTTTCATGGAAAGAAGATGTCACCCAAGAGTATCCGGGAAAAGGAAAAGCATTATTTCAggtatgtctgtgtatgttttgtttttaattgtggCAATGAGTAGCTCTGCTCCTGATATGAACATTTGAAGCTTATGTCTGTATTTTTCCACTTGTTGGTTCACAATAAATGGCTCATCCTAATGGAGAtactgtttggtttgtttgtttgtttgttttgtttatttgtttgtggttttttttactgtgcagGTGAACCAGTGGCTGACCTGGCTGGAGAccgcagaggaggaggagtcagaGGAGGAAGATTACTGAGGAACAGGCCAAAGCCATGTGTTGTCAGGATGCAACGAATGATATATTTTCTACTTTGTAATTTTTGTCTCCTTGTGCTCTTTCTTGTTTTGAGCCCCacttcctccccctctcttgTCAACATATTCCCCCGACCGCTGTTACAATTCATTCCACTATGAAATCTTTTACCATATTTAGCCAGCATCaccatcttattttatttatgctttttctttctAGTTTTTGATTGAATCTGATGTCCTACTGCAGATGTTTTATACATTTCAATCTACTTGGGTTAAAGTTGTCGATGACAGTTGGTAGTATTTTTGCTGGAAAATGCACCAGCACCACACCTGACCCATTTTATCACCTTTTTACATCTGGTAGGAGTCACTAAGTGCTGCCATAACTATTACCTTAAAAGCTGTTTACAAAAGAGAAAAGGCTCTAACATACTGCAAAGAGACTTGTCTCattgttttatctgaatttgtTAATCAGTTTTTAGATGCACTTTGCTCAACATCATGAGTCGTTGCAATAGTAAGATACACTTTTCCTTGATTTGTTAAAACAATCCTAAGTTGCAGTTGATGGCTGCTATAATTATAATGGTTTCTTGTGCTTGAAAACAGACCATTCTGTCTGAAAATTCTTCATCTGGAATTGACGACACCTGTAACGGTAATggcctgtttttatttgcacagtaTGATTTCAGTTTCCCACATTTAGTTTAATGAATCAAGAGCGTTTTTTTGTGTATGGAACTTTTGTGCTGTGGAATGAATATGTGTggcctttttttaatttatcagtTCATATGGATATACCTCTTATGTATCTCGGACTATACTTGAATGTCTCAGTTTTAACACATTGAGACAGCCAAAGCTTAGTTTCCTGTGCTACAGTTCACCATGTGGAAATTGGTCGTATTTCAGCCATATTTGTCAAGtttttaaattgtctttttatCTTCGTGAAATTACAgagaatgtactgtatgtgtacaccTACGCGTTCTTTTGGAGTGTCACTGTAATGTAAGTGCTAGAAGTTGAGTGTACAGCTACAGATCAACCTTGAATAAAGTTAAACAGTTCATTTCATGCGGTTCAattcgtcttttttttttttttttctctctcaatgTTTGTAGGTTCTACTACCTTGAACACTTCAGTTAATTTATGACAATTGACATGAATTCAGTATGCCACTTGAAGTTTTATTTACCAAACTGGTTTCAGAAACCGGTTGGTCTCTGGAAATTGTGTGTGGGTGAGGGGTTATCTGCTCTTCAGTGGTGTAACCTCCTAAAAAGCTGCACATTTCTGAAGTTGGCTGGCATGAAATGATGAGCTCATTGACTTACACTGTAGACATTTGTGGTTATTTTGAGTAAAGACAACAGACTGCTTGGTTGTTATGAGGTGCAGAACCGTAAAAGTCTGGGACATTTGGAACAGAAATCACTGCCAACCAGCATGTGTCAGCATGTACAGAGGAGCAATAAAACTTGGTGTGTATGTTCAGGAGACGGCACAGGATGTCTCCAGTGTGTTTAATCACTCAAAGGCATCTTGAGTTATGAGTCCATGTGTGATAGGTCATGCCCACTTAAACCGATTAAATATACAGATTTTGGTTAATACTAGCTGACAGAGCATGCACACTGAAATTGGTGATATTCTGTTTAGTGGGTTTTGAGGTACGTTTTTGgcatttgtggtgctcaaaatGCGCCACAAATGCTTTGAATTACCACATGTTCTGAAGACACCTACCAAGATTTATGATGATTGAACAAATGGTTATTGATTAACAGCCAATATTTGCTAAGCCCCCCACCCTTTGAAAAGATATTTTGGTTGATGGCAGCCATGTTTTTCAACCAATCTTGCTCATTTGTACCAGAAATGTGTATCTTAGTCCCACACTGCTGTATATTCAATTTGATGTTGAGTCAAAATTCAAAAAGTTCGAATTATATTACAGTAGTCAAATTTCAAGTCAATCAGACTCACAGTGTGAGGTTGTGGCCTTTCAGAAACTGCGTTGTTGGGCTTTAATTACAGGGCCACAATCTGACAGACTGGCTCATATTTCTTGGGAAGGACTTGCACAACATTGCCAGTTATTAGGCCAAGTTTCATGGTTTTGGCTCATTTCAGCTCACGGTAATTTGAGCCGCTGTGGCAGCCAAATAATAAACCAGCACAAACTCAACAGTGTCTCAGCCCTTTGGGGTTTGAACCCCAATTATGCAGATGAAAGTTAATGGGACACACTGTAAATATGTCCACATcttaaaattaacttttttgtgtaTTCAGTTAATTGTCAAAATAAGTTTCATCAAATGCACACCTGGTAAAAAGGTGTATGAAAtactgtgaaagaaaaaacCTGTCCTCTGTGAGGTTGTTCTTaggcacagcggtgctttgaggTGCTTCTTAGCTAATGTTAAGCAGGTGTCATTATTACCATATTCACCATctcagcatattagcattgtAGCATTTGCTACTTAGCTCTAAACATTAAGTACAGCTGCGGATGTCATTAGATTACATCAAAGTGCAGAAAGTAACAAACCCACATCTTACAGAATTCTCTTTTTATTTGACATCTTGTTGAAGCATCTTCCCATTTTTGGGTCAGTGTCTCATCTCACCATCTGACACAGAAAATAGATGTTTACACCTTTTAGTTCAATTCAAAACTTTTGATTCATctttaacaaaacaaatttaacaaaGCACAGCATCTGTGAAAAGACATTTCCATTAAGACGTGAGGAATAATACAACGTAACGCTGCGCtgcgctaaaaaaaaaaaaaaaaaaactatactTTTCTATGCTACGGACAAAAATCCCTGCTTgtaatagaaaattaaaatgcagaTGTGTTGAGCGTTTTCTCAACATTACAAGAGAAAAGTCTGTTCGGGAGATCTGAAGATTTAATCGCTGTCGTCCTCATTGTTGGAGCGCTCTGGTTCTGATCCGTTGTCAGAGCGGCGAGGAGAGCCCTCGTTGTCTGATCCTGCCTCAGATCCCCTTTCTGATCCCCGGTCTGATGCTGCGACGGGTGAGCCGGGCCGGGACTCGTCTTCTGATCCTGACCGACTCCTCTTGCTCTCGTTGTCTGACTGCTCTGAGTCAGACTGCCGTTGcaccctcctcttcttcactggaTGGTCACTGCCAGAGTCATCGTCTGAGCCTGCAGAGCGCTGAGGGCTGCCCGCCTCGCTGCCCGAGCGGTTCCTACCTGCATCAGAGTCGCTGTCGGATGCGATGCGCTTCCTGTGGCCACCCTCATCGTCAGACCCTGAACCACTGTCTCTTTGGTGTCTATATGGCAGAGAATCAATCATACacgttatttttctttttattcactaAGACTTAAAGCACTTCTGTCACTttaacattgatgtttttaCCTGTCTTCAGCTATTTTCAGGCCATCCTCATCTGAAGAGGATTCAGAAGAGGAGATGATAGCCTTAGACTTGATCTTTCCTTTGAGAGAAGGTGGCATACGCTCAGGCTGGGGCTGAAAATGATAAAGATTGTTGTTGAGTTTTTAGAAATGActgtaggaaaaaaaacctcttaaagtatttttaaaacatcaatcATGAcgtgaaaactgaaaaacaaaagccaAACAAAGACCTTTTCAATCCTCTTGCGTTCTTTGGGTTTACGCTGCTTCTTGGGTCGTGATCCTCCTTCCTCATCATCGCTGTCCTCTCCTCCTTTAGTAGGTCTGAAACAGAACAAAGTTTACTCTGAGTATCTTACATCGTTCAGAGGTCAAAATTAACTACATTTGGCTTCATTCATGGTAGCAGCAgattcacctcctcctcttcttgcgTGACTTCTTCTCTCCATCTTCAACGTCCTCCTGCTCGCTCCCACTGCCgccctttctcttcttcttcttcctcactgGCAGATCCTCATCAGAATCATCATTGACAAACTCATCCATGTCACCTCCTTTCTTACGCTTAGAGGGAGAAAAACAGTTACGTTATTTAATGTTGTATTCACAGTAATCTAATGTCTCTGTTGACCCAGCGGACACTTACACGTCCTCCACCGCCACCacctcctcccttcttcttttccttGGCCATTTCCTTCGATCCCTCTGCGAAGGTGAGCAGGTTCTTGGTCTTCTCCACGTACAGGGCTCTCTGCTCCAGCagcttcttctgttcttctgcctctctgctgcGCTTCTCCTCCTGGTGAGGTTTAAGGGCGACAGGCCAACAGACTAATGAGAAGCAGGTTATTGTTGCTAAAAATAGAATCAAAATCCTAAGTAATGCAAAACATGACACCTAATCATTACTCCAAAATCATTTCCATGACATTTTGTTTGGCAGTACTATAAGTACCTGTTCTTTCATCAACTGCTGGCGCAGCAAGTCCCTCTCCTGTTCTTGTTTGGCCCGAagctccttctcctc includes these proteins:
- the eif4g2a gene encoding LOW QUALITY PROTEIN: eukaryotic translation initiation factor 4 gamma 2a (The sequence of the model RefSeq protein was modified relative to this genomic sequence to represent the inferred CDS: deleted 1 base in 1 codon); translated protein: MLGNIKFIGELGKLHLIHESILHKCIKTLLEKKKRVQLKDMGEDLECLCQIMKTVGPKLDHEKAKSLMDQYFSRMRSLTNNKELPARIRFLLQNTVELRENNWVPRKAYVDNGPKTINQVRQDAVKDLGVFIPQNDGMRTDLFMENSFLPTRMIKFDKETLGGLADMFGQMPGSGIGTGPGVIQDHYSPTMGRHRTNPLFNGHIGNSNGSHQPQFEAASKPFIKPNQGQNSPVFNHKQNISMQMQSKDMAPRFTKKGKLNADEISLRPAQSFILNKKQVPKLQPQMTMIPPSAQGSPLGQSPQLGLKTNPPPIQEKPAKSNKKAPPTKEELRKMTETLAADYLNSKNIDEAVTAVREMKAPKHFLSEMMSKIVVYSLDRSDEDKEHTSTLIHALCTEGLVTGENLLQAFLSVLDQCPKIEEEIPLVKSYLAQFAARAIITDLVSIADLAHHLENGAHFPLFLLCLQQMVKLKDREWLSDLFQLSKVNMQKMLPEIDQNKDRMLEILEGKGLSFLFPLMKLEKELLKQIKVDPSPQSIYKWIKDNISPKLHTDKGFVNILMTSFLQYIAYEINPGDDEEQLAAPSKEQLDEEKNLLLSFKPVMQKFLHDHIDLQVSALYALQVHCDAKQFPKGMLLATLSTFMTWKLLKKKPSFHGKKMSPKSIREKEKHYFR